In Nostoc piscinale CENA21, the genomic stretch TGGGAACGGGAAGTGAAAAAATTTGCGCCCAGCCTGAAAGTAATGCAGTATCACGGTGACAAACGCCCCAAAGGTAAAGCATTTGTTGAAGCCGTAAATAAGTATAATTTAATTATTACAAGTTATTCCTTAATTCACAGAGATGTGAAATTATTGCAGACTGTTGCTTGGCAGATAATTGTCTTAGATGAAGCCCAGAATGTGAAAAATCCTGATGCTAAACAGTCCCAGGCAATTAGACAAATAGAAGCAACATTTCGTATCGCTTTAACAGGCACACCCGTAGAAAATCGACTGCAAGAATTATGGTCGATTTTAGATTTTCTCAACCCTGGTTATTTGGGTAATAAACAATTCTTTCAACGGCGGTTTGCGATGCCGATTGAAAAGTATGGTGATGCGGCTTCTTTAACTCAGTTGCGTTCCTTAGTCCAACCATTTATCTTAAGACGGCTGAAAATTGACAAAGAAATTATTCAAGACTTGCCAGATAAGCAAGAAATGACAGTATTTTGTGGTTTAACTACAGAACAAGCTACACTTTATCAACAAGCAGTAGACACATCCTTAGTAGAAATAGAATCTGCCGAAGGATTGCAACGCAGAGGCATGATTTTAGCTTTATTAACTAAACTCAAACAAATCTGTAATCACCCTTCCCAATATTTAAAAGAAACAATATTAGGACAACATAATTCGGGTAAATTGCAACGTCTAGAAGAAATGTTAGATGTGGCAATTGCCGAAGGAGACAGGGCGTTAATCTTTACTCAATTTGCGGAATGGGGTAAGTTACTCAAACCTCATTTAGAACAGCAATTAGGTAGAGAAGTTTTCTTTTTATATGGCAGCACCAGCAAAAAGCAACGTGAGGAAATGGTAGACCGTTTCCAACATGACCCACAAGGGCCGCCAATTATGATTCTTTCGTTAAAAGCGGGTGGTGTCGGTTTGAATTTAACCCGTGCAAATCATGTATTTCACTTTGATAGATGGTGGAACCCAGCGATTGAAAACCAAGCCACAGACCGAGTATTTCGCATTGGTCAAACGCGGAATGTGCAGGTACATAAATTTGTCTGCACTGGCACTTTAGAAGAAAAAATTCACGACATGATAGAAAGCAAAAAGCAATTAGCCGAACAAGTCGTGAGTGCTGGTGAAGAGTGGTTAACTGAGTTAGATACAGACCAACTGCGTAATTTACTCATTCTTGACCGCAGTGCTTTGATTGACGAAGATGCAGAATAAAGTCGAATATTTTTGAAATTAATTGCTAGAGATGAATGATGACTAGTTACACATTACAAGCAAGCCGGGAATGGTGGTCACAAAGATGGCTAGAGTTACTCGATTCTTATCGGTTTAAAAAGCGGTTAGAACGGGCGCGAAATTATGCGCGGCAAGGTAATGTTCTCAACATTGAATTTAAATGTGCGAAAGTATTAGCTAAAGTTCAAGGTAGTGAAGTTGAACCTTATACGGTTTCTCTTTCTCTTAACTCTTTTAGTGATGAAGAGTGGGGTTATGTCATTGAAACCATGTCTAAAAAAGCATTATTCGCTGCCAAATTATTAGCAGGAGAAATGCCCCAAAATATTGAAGAAGTTTTTACAGCTAACGGTCTTTCGTTATTTCCCTTTACCTTGGGTGATGTCCACAGTAAATGTTCTTGTCCAGATAAAGCGAACCCTTGTAAACACATTGGGGCAATTTACTATCAATTAGGCGACAGGTTCAGCGAAGATCCTTTTGTGTTGTTTCAATTACGCGGTCGGACTAAAGAACAAATTATTAATGATTTACGCCAGCTACGAGGCGCTAACCAAAAAGCAAATACACCTCTAACATCAGAGATTCAGCAAGCAATTACTCCTAAGCAACCCGCAGTTAATCTTAATGCTTTTTGGGAATATCATGAGCCTTTAGATTCATCTTTAGTAGTGATTGCGCCTAGTATGAGTGAGACAGTCTTAGATGTTTTAGGTGCAATTCCCTTAGCTAAAACTGAAGATGATGCAGTCAGTTTAAATGCTGGTGATGTGGTCATGAAATATTTAGATGGTGTTTACAAAGATGTTAGCCAAAAAGCTATGTTAGCGGCGATGAATGTGGGAGGTGCTTAAGGTTGTATGTTATTACAGCATGGATATGTATTTAAACTCACATGGAAATTCAAAGCAGAATTATTACAGTAGAACTTGCCGATGGTACAAATATTAAAGTTGAAGCTACACCAATAGGCGATCGCAAACCAAATATTCAAGTTAGACCGTTTAGCGAAGTCACAACCCCCTTAGAAGTTCTTGTTACAGAAATTGCCGAAGTATTAAATAAAGTTAAGCCCGACAAAGCTAGTGTCAAATTTGGCATAGATATTGGCATTGAATCAGGGAAGCTCACACCTGTATTGGTGAAAGGTAACAATACAGGTAATCTGGAGATCACTTTAGAATGGAACCACTGTTGAGAATAGGTATAAGGGTGTGAGGGTACAGGTGTGTACTTATTCAAAACCCTGTCACCCTACACCCAGTCTCCAGGGACAATCTTTGTGCGTAAAGTCCTAACTCAAAGAAAAAGGCTCTTGTTCTAAAACAAGAGCCTTTTAAAAATTCGATTGTCAGTGATGAAAAAAAGATTTCAACTTAGTCGAGTTCGTTCATGAACATTACTGGTTCGTTCTCACGGTCGATACCTTTCTCGAAACCACCAGCAGCAGCACGAGCGCGACCCGCGTGCCACAAGTGACCTATTAGGAAGAAGAAACCTAATACGAAGTGAGAAGTAGACAGCCACGCACGGGGAGATACGTAGTTGAAGGAGTTGATTTCAGTTGCTACACCACCTACAGAGTTCAAAGAACCCAGAGGAGCGTGAGTCATGTATTCAGCAGCGCGACGAGCTTGCCAAGGCTGAATATCATTCTTGATTTTGTCTAGGTCAAGACCGTTGGGGCCACGTAGAGGTTCTAACCAGGGGCCTTGGAAATCCCAGAAGCGCATGGTTTCACCACCGAAGATGATTTCACCAGAAGGAGAGCGCATCAAGTATTTACCTAGACCGGTGGGGCCTTGAGCAGAACCAACGTTAGCACCTAAGCGTTGGTCACGAATCAAGAAGGTTAAAGCTTGAGCTTGAGAAGCTTCAGGGCCAGTTGGGCCAAAGAATTCGCTGGGGTAAACGGTGTTGTTGTACCAAACCATACAAGAAGCGATAAAGCCCATCAAGGACAGAGCGCCCAAGCTGTAGGAGAGGTAAGCTTCACCAGACCAGATAAACGCGCGACGCGCCCATGCAAAAGGCTTGGTGAAAATATGCCAAATACCACCAGAAATACATAGTAAAGCAACCCAGATGTGACCACCAACTACGTCTTCTAGGTTATTAACGCTTACAATCCAACCTTCGCCACCGAAAGGAGCTTTGATGAGATAGCCAAAGATCACTGCTGGGTTGAGTGTTGGGTTAGTAATGACGCGCACATCACCACCACCAGGAGCCCAGGTGTCGTAGAGACCGCCGAAGAACATAGCCTTCAGCACTAACAGCAACGCTCCACAACCCAAGATGATTAGGTGGAAGCCGATGATGTTGGTCATCTTGTTTTTGTCTTTCCAGTCATAACCAAAGAAGGAAGAATATTCTTCTAAGGTTTCTGGGCCGCGAACTGCGTGATAGATACCACCAAAACCCAGGACTGCGGAAGAAATGAGGTGTAGTACGCCAACTACGAAGTAAGGGAAGGTGTCAATTACTTCACCACCAGGGCCTACACCCCAACCTAAAGTAGCGAGGTGGGGTAGCAGAATCAAG encodes the following:
- a CDS encoding SWIM zinc finger family protein; translated protein: MTSYTLQASREWWSQRWLELLDSYRFKKRLERARNYARQGNVLNIEFKCAKVLAKVQGSEVEPYTVSLSLNSFSDEEWGYVIETMSKKALFAAKLLAGEMPQNIEEVFTANGLSLFPFTLGDVHSKCSCPDKANPCKHIGAIYYQLGDRFSEDPFVLFQLRGRTKEQIINDLRQLRGANQKANTPLTSEIQQAITPKQPAVNLNAFWEYHEPLDSSLVVIAPSMSETVLDVLGAIPLAKTEDDAVSLNAGDVVMKYLDGVYKDVSQKAMLAAMNVGGA
- a CDS encoding CU044_2847 family protein, whose protein sequence is MEIQSRIITVELADGTNIKVEATPIGDRKPNIQVRPFSEVTTPLEVLVTEIAEVLNKVKPDKASVKFGIDIGIESGKLTPVLVKGNNTGNLEITLEWNHC
- the psbC gene encoding photosystem II reaction center protein CP43 codes for the protein MVTLSNRPAVMGGGRDQESTGFAWWSGNARLINLSGKLLGAHVAHAGLIVFWAGAMTLFEVAHFVPEKPMYEQGLILLPHLATLGWGVGPGGEVIDTFPYFVVGVLHLISSAVLGFGGIYHAVRGPETLEEYSSFFGYDWKDKNKMTNIIGFHLIILGCGALLLVLKAMFFGGLYDTWAPGGGDVRVITNPTLNPAVIFGYLIKAPFGGEGWIVSVNNLEDVVGGHIWVALLCISGGIWHIFTKPFAWARRAFIWSGEAYLSYSLGALSLMGFIASCMVWYNNTVYPSEFFGPTGPEASQAQALTFLIRDQRLGANVGSAQGPTGLGKYLMRSPSGEIIFGGETMRFWDFQGPWLEPLRGPNGLDLDKIKNDIQPWQARRAAEYMTHAPLGSLNSVGGVATEINSFNYVSPRAWLSTSHFVLGFFFLIGHLWHAGRARAAAGGFEKGIDRENEPVMFMNELD